The bacterium DNA window ACGATGGAGACGGGAATCGCCAGAGTGGGAATGAGTGTAGCGCGCATGCTCTTCATGAACGCCAGCACGACCAGGATCACGAGACACATAGCGATAATGATGGTCTCAGTGACTTCGGTTATGGACTCCGTAATGAACTGCGACGAGTCATAAGCGATGTCAATTCTCATCCCCGCCGGCAGCGCGGCCACCAGCGCCGGAAGCTGTTCGCGAACGGCCCGGGCGACGTCAATCGTCGAGGCTTTGGACTGTTTGACGATACCGAGTCCGACCGCGGGCTTGCCGTTATAGCGCGCCACGGTGCGCTCGTCTTGAGCGCCGATTTCGACGGTGGCGACATCGCCTAACCGTACCACACCGTCCTGGTTTTGCGCAACGATGAGCGCGGCAAACTGCTCCGGCGTGTTGACTTCTCCACGCGTACGCACGGAGAATTCACGCTCGCTGCCTTCGATGCGTCCGCCGGGTATCTCCGCATTTTCGCGTGCAATAGCGGCCTCGACGTCGCTCGGAGTCAAGCCCCGGGCGGCCAGCCGCTGCGGGTCAAGCCACACGCGCATGGCGTAGCGCCGTTCACCGCCGATGATGATAGACCCGACGCCCGGCAGGCGCTGTAAGCGATCTTTGAGAATGCGATCCGCGGCCTCCGTAAGCTGCAAACCGTCATGTACGTCGCTGGACAGACCGAGCCAGACAATCGGCTGCGCATTGGCGTCAATCTTCTCGACGACGGGATCTTCCACGTCGCGCGGCAACAGACCACGGCTACGGGCGACGCGCTCGCGCACGTCATTGGCCGCCTCTTCAACCTCGCGCGACAGTTCGAATTCAATCGTGATGACGGAACCCTCTTCGCGGCTGGCTGATTTCAGCGTCTTGACGCCCGACAGGGTCGCGAATTGTTCTTCGAGAATATCGGTAATCTCAGTTTCGACCACGCTGGCGCTCGCGCCGCGGTAGAGCGTCACCACCGAGACCACCGGCGGGTCTATGTCCGGATATTCGCGCACGGGCAACCGCAGAAACGCGATCACGCCGAACAGCACGATTGAAAGACTCATCACCGACGCGAAAACGGGTCGGCGAATCGAGAGATCACTTAGTTTCATTGAGCGCTCCCGCTGTCGCTCGGCGCGGCCTGCTGCTGTGCGGCCGTGGAATCGAGGCTCGACACCGGCATGACTTTCGCGCCGTCAAAGATCTTCTGCTGTCCGGCACGCACCACGGTTTGTCCCGCTTCCAGTCCACTGACGATTTCGACATACTGCCGCGAACGGCTGCCCAACCGCAGCGCCACGCGTGCGACGGTGGAGTCCGGCTTCACGGTGTAGACGTACGGCTGGTTCTGGTCAAGGAAGATGGCCTCGCTGGCAATGGTCAGCGCGGCAGGCCGCTCTTGAAGTGTAATGGCAACGTTCGCCGACATGCCCGGACGGTACTTGAGTTCAGGATTGTCAATCCGCGCCACAATCCCGACATTGCGCGTCAACGCGTCAATCTGTGGTTCAACCGCCATGACGGTTCCGCTGACCTCTTCGCCCGCGAAGGCTGTCGTGCGAATCGTCACGTTGGATCCGACTCGCAAATCGTTCAGGTAGCGTTCGGGGATGGCAAAGCTAACGCGCAGCTTTTCGACGCTGGCAATATCCACAATGGGAGTGCCGGGCTGCACGTACGCTCCGGGGCTCACGCGGCGTGCGCCGGCCATGCCGCCAAACGGAGCGCTGATGCGTGTCTTTTCGAGCTGTGCCTGGGCAAACGCAACATTCGCTTCCGCGACGCGCAATGCGGCCTCGGCGTCGTCCAGGTCCTGTGTCGGCACGGCGCCCTGGTCAACGAGGGGTTTCACGCGATTGAATGACGACTGCGCCTGATCGCGTACTGCGCTGGCTCTGTCCAGGGCGGCCTGCAATTCACGATCGTCGAGTTTTGCCAGAAGTTCGCCGTTGCGCACGGTACCCCCTTCAGCAAATGGAATCCGCGTCACCGTCCCAGGGATTTCCGCGACCACGGTCACGGCCTGGTCGGCCGATATCGTGCCGATAGTCTCAAAGCGATCTTCAACCGCCTGCATTTTGGGTTGCGTGACCTCCACGGGTGTGGGAGGCATTTGAAAGCCGCCGCCCCATCCGCCGCCCATGCAGCCCAGCACGAAGGCGCAACTGGCGATAGAGGCAAGTTTCGCAAGTCGTAATCTAACCATGTACATTTCCTATCTCGAATAAATGACGCAATGGGGTGGGAGAACGAGTTTGCATCAGGTTGTGCAAACGGGCCTAAGGCTGTGTGAGAATTGGAGCAACTACTCCACTTTGCACAGATGTTCCAATATAGCGAGATTGGGCCAGATAATCAACGTGTGACAAAGCTACTTATTGCCCACGATCCCCGGTCTTCGCTGGCATAAAACACCCAATCTTAGTATTTTACAAAGTTTGCCATGATTAGAGGATTGAGATTGAATTTTCATAGACTTAGCCTTGTCTTCTTGTACTTCCTGACGATCGTCGCCGCACTTTACCTGACCGCGGAGGGTTGGGACTACTACTGGTTACCGCTAACGGAACGTGCGCGGCACGATCAGCATGAGGTCTTGAAACCCTCCGGGTTCATCAGCCACGGCGCGGGAATCGTCGGCAGCGCGTTGATGCTGATCCTGTTGCTCTATTCGCTGCGCAAGCGTTGGCGTCCCATGCAACGCGGCTGGGGTGACATTCGCTACTGGTTGAACTACCACATTTGGATGGGCGTTACCGGACCCGTTCTGGTGCTGTATCACACGACATTCAAGTTCGGCGGTATCGTGGCGGTATCGTTTTGGTCTATGATGGCTGTGGCCCTGAGCGGCGTTCTGGGACGTTACCTGTATGTGCAGATACCGCGCAGTTTGAGCGGCGAGGAGCTGTCGTCGGGCGAACTACTGCAAATGGAATCCGAGTTACGGGATAAGTTGTCCTCGGAGGCGCATGGGAACGCGCATGCTCTGAAAATTCTCGAGGCCTTCGTTGCCGAGACCGCAGCAGCCGAGGGCGGCGTTCTCTCATGGATCAGTCGGGACATTGGAGCCACTCTGCGCTACTCCGGACTGCGCCGGGCATTGGTGCAGGAGGCCGGGCTCGGCGCGGCCGATGCCAAGCGCCTGGTGGCCTTGGCCCGCAAACGCGCCGTGCTGGAGCGCCGCGTGGCTTTCTTAGGCACTGCCCGCAGGCTGCTGCACCATTGGCACATCTTCCACAAGCCCTTCGCGATCATCATGATCGTGATCATGGTTGTCCACGTAGCCGTTGCCACGTGGCTCGGCTACACTTGGATATTCTAAGATGAGCCTCGAAACGATCATTTACGTTGTCACGGGCATATTGGTGCTCGGATTACCGGCGCTATATGTTTGGAACGAACGGCGCGGCACGGCGAAAGCCAAGCGCGCACTGGAATCGGCTACCATTGCCGGACTCGACCAGCCCGCGTCGTTGCATCCGGTGATTGACCCCGACTCATGCATCGGCTCGGGTTCGTGTACGAAGGCCTGTCCTGAGCAAGGGATTCTCCAATTGATCAATGGCAAGGCGGCATTGGTCAATCCGGCGCGCTGCATCGGCCACGGTGAATGTCAACGCGCCTGCCCGGTGGATGCCATCACTCTGGTCTTCGGTACGGAGCAGCGTGGTGTGGACATCCCCAATTTGCGTGGGAATTTTGAATCCAACGTGCCCGGAATCTTCATTGCCGGCGAGTTAGGCGGCATGGGGCTCATCCGCAACGCCGTCTCACAGGGCCGACAGGCGGTTGAAGCCGTGGCCCTGCAAGTCAAACATGACAAGTCCGGCGAAGCGCTCGATCTCTTGATTGTCGGCGCCGGCCCGGCTGGCATTTCGGCTTCTCTGCAGGCCAAGAAGGAAGGGTTGCGGTTTATCACGGTAGATCAGGAAGACCTTGGCGGAACGATCTTCACTTATCCGCGGCAGAAGCTGGTTATGCTTCAGCCGATGGACTTGCCGCTGCATGGTCCGGTCCGGCTGCGCGAGGTCGAAAAAGAGCCGCTGTTGGAACTGCTGATGGAGGTCGTGACCAAGCATGAACTGGACATTCGCTCAGGCGAGCGTGTGACAGAAATCAAACGTGACAACGACGGGTATCACGTCACCACGACCGCTGGGCAATATGTCACGCGCAAAGTTCTGCTGGCAATCGGTCGCCGTGGAACGCCCCGCAAGATCGGCTGCCCGGGTGAAAAGTGCGAGAAGGTTACCTATCGTCTGCTCGATCCTGAAAAATATCATCACAAGAAGATCCTCGTGGTCGGTGGCGGTGACAGCGCCATTGAGGCGGCCGTCGCCCTCTCGACTCAACCCGGCAACACGGTTCACCTGTCTTATCGCGGCGACCAGATTTTCCGCATCAAAGAAGGCAACCGCCAGCGCCTGGACCAAGCAGTTGAATCCGGGAAGATAACCATGCTGCTCAATTCAAACGTCACCTCCATCGAACCTGCGGCGGTGCACATAGACCAGGCGGGAACGAAGATCACGATAGACAACGATCAGGTGTTCGTGTTGATCGGCGGCGTACTGCCGACCGAGTTCTTGTAGAGCGTTGGTATTGAATTTGAACGCAAGTTTGGCACGAAATAGTACGACATGAACGCCTCACCACCAAAATCCAAATCCGCGCTGCTGGCCTTCGCTGTCGCCTTAATGCTCGTTCCCGCGGCCATGTTGTGGGTCTATATGGGGCCCGAACCGCGCGGCGAAGAGACGTTTGAGACCATGGAGCGCGACGCCCCTGTCGGCAAGTCGCGCATCGAACAGATGGAAGAGATGTGGCAGGCGGCGCCGGGTCATGGGCCAGTTGCCCTTGAACTCGGCCATCTGCATCTTGCGGAAGGACATTTTGATAAAGCGCTCGAATATTACCGCGAGTTTCAGAAGAACGACACGACCGCCGACGGTTGGCTTGTGCAGTTAGATATCAGCCGGGCATTGATGGGCTTGGGCCGCACCGCTGACGCCATCGTCGAATTGGAGGGCATGCTGCGCGATCACCCCGGGCACGCCGGCGCACTTTACAATCTGGGAGCCATCGAGGCCAACCGTGGTCATTTTGATCAGGCACGCGCACACTGGCGCGAACTCATTGAACGCCATCCGGACGACACACTGGCGGTATTCGCGCGCACTGCGCTGCCTAAACTGAATTAGTATGCGTTTCGTACTTCTCATCATGCTGTGCTGCGCGTCTTCGATTTTCGCGCAACTATCGCCCGGCGACCTGTCGCAATTTCACGCCAAACTTGAAGGCCTGAACAATTGCACACAGTGCCACGAAGAGGGCGATGAAGTCACGGCCGCCAAATGTCTGAAGTGCCATAGCGCAATTGGCCAGCGCATCGACGCCGATCGCGGTTTTCACGCCAGCGCGGAGGTCAAGGCGCAGCGCTGCGCCAAGTGTCACGGTGAACACTTTGGCCGCGAGTTTGAACTGGTCTATTGGAAAGACGGCAAAGAGAAACTTGATCACTCCCGGACCGGTTGGCCGCTCGCGGGCGCGCATGCCAAACAGCAGTGCGCAGCGTGCCACGGCAAACTTGACGCGTTCGGCTCATCGGCCGCGTTCGATTCCACGACCAATCGCCAACGCACGTATTTAGGACTTTCCCGGGACTGCGCAAGCTGTCATGCCGATGAACACGGCGAACAGTTGGCCAACGACTGTGCGACCTGCCATACCGAAGAAAGTTGGACTCCGGCGGCCAAATTCGTACACGACAAGTCGGCCTATCCGTTGACAGGCAAACACGCTTCGGTGGAGTGCGTCAAGTGTCACCGCAGTGAGCTCGCGCCGTTTACGAGTACCACAGGTCAACTTGTGGACAAGCTGCGGCCCACCGAGCGCACGCTCTACAAGCCGCTCGACTTCAGCAGTTGCAAGTCCTGCCACAAAGACGTTCACGAAGGCAAATTCGGTCCGAACTGCTCCGCGTGTCATACAACCGAAAGCCTGGCCGTCGCGCAGATGGCCAAGGATTTTGACCATACCAAGACAGACTTCCCGCTGACAGGCAAGCACACAGCGGTGCAATGCGCGAAGTGTCACACGTCGGGCCGTATGACCGAACCTGTGGCGCATGCCAAGTGCTCGGATTGCCATAAGGATCAACATCGCGGGCAGTTTGCCGCCCGGGCTGACGCCGGTGCCTGCGAGAGCTGTCATACGGTCGAGAGTTTCATTCCGGCGCGCTACGGCATGACCGAACACGGCCAAAGCAAATTCCCGCTCTCGGGTAGCCACCTTGCCGTTCCCTGCATCGCCTGCCACGCGCCCAAACTAAAGGATGCTCGCGGCGAGTACGCACAATTCACTTTCGCCGACCAGAGCTGCAAGGGCTGTCACGCCGATGTGCACCGCGGTCAGTTGGACAAGTATATGCAGCAAGGGAGCTGCGAGTTCTGCCACAACGTCGAAAGTTGGCACAAGGTCGCTTTCGATCACAAGACAACGGGCTTTCCGCTCGTGGGCAAGCACGACCAGACGGAGTGCATGAGCTGCCACGTGCGTGAAAACCTTGGCGCCGAAGGTGCTCCGCTACGCATGGCGCCGCTGGCGCGGGAGTGCGAGCTTTGTCATAAGGACCCGCATCGCGGCCAATTTGTCACCGACACCGCCGCTGAAGTGAAGATTCGTTGCAGCCGCTGCCACACTCCGGATGCCTGGAAGCAGCTGCTGTTTGACCATTCGCGCGACGCACGCTGGGCGCTCGACGGCGCTCATCAGAAAGTTGCCTGCAACTCCTGCCACAAACCGCAGACCGATGCGGACGGACAGTTCGTTACTTATCGGCCGCTGGCCTTCGCATGCAGCGATTGCCACGGCGGAACAGCTCCCTCCAAGCCATGAGATACTTGCCAGCCTCCTCTGCGCGTCCGCTTCTGATTTATTTACTCCTGCTGGCGGGAATTGGATCGGTACGCGCCGATTTTCAATCTCCGCACGGACCAATTGCATTTGACTGCAAAGTCTGTCACACGACGGACCAATGGACGAAGATCAAGGTTGATTCCGGTTTTGCGCACGACTCGATGACGGAATTCCCGCTTGTCGGACGGCACAAGGCAGCGGCCTGCATCAGTTGTCATGCGACGCTTGTGTTCGCTGAAGCCGGTGGCCAGTGCGCATCCTGTCATACGGACGTTCACCGGGGACAGTTCACTACGGACTGTTCGCAATGTCACACGCCGCATCAATGGAACGACGATGCTAAGTTCCGGCAGGCGCACCAAACGACACGCTTTCCGCTGGTAGGCGTGCACGCGACATTAGATTGCCAGAGCTGCCACGGCACGGGACAATATGTGAATCTGACCGCCGACTGCATCGGGTGTCACAGCGAGCAGTTTGCCGCGACCACCGAGCCCAATCACCCCACGGCGGGCTTTTCGACGAACTGCACGGAGTGCCATGACGTAACGTCTGCGCGTTGGGCAAATCCCAAGTTTGCTCATCCGGCTTCCTTCCCGCTGGCCGGTGGGCACGCATTGAATAACTGTCAGGCTTGTCATGCGCAGGGCTTCGCCAATACGAGTGCGGCCTGCGTGTCGTGTCACGAATCGGATTACACAACCGCCCAGAATCCGTCACATGAGGCCGGAGCATTTCCGCCGACGTGCGAACAATGCCATAGCACGATCAATTGGCGGCCCGCAACGTTTGCGAATCACCATCAGACGGCCTTCCCGCTGACGGGCGCGCATGTGCTGACGGATTGCGCTCAGTGCCACGTTGGCGGTCAGTATACAGGGACGACCACGGCCTGTTTGGGCTGCCATGAAGCCGACTACACGGGTGCGCAGAATCCGACGCACGAAGCCGGAGCATTTGCGGGCACCTGCGAGAATTGTCACGTGACGGACGGATGGAGGCCCGCCACGTTCACAGTGCACGACTTGACGGCCTTTGCGCTGACCGGCGCGCATGTCACGACGGATTGCGCCCAATGCCACGTCGGCGGACAATATACGGGTACGCCGACAGAGTGCTGGTCGTGCCACGAACAGGATTATGTTGGCGTAACGGATCCGAACCACGTGGCCGGGGAATTCCCGCACAACTGCGTAACCTGTCACAGCACAGACAATTGGACGGAGGCCACGCTGGATCACAATCAGACGGCCTTTCCGCTGACTGGCGCCCATGTGGCGACCGACTGCGCTCAGTGTCACATCGGCGGGCAATACACGGGCACGCCGACGGACTGCTGGTCGTGCCACGCGGCGGACTTCACGGAGGCGGAGGGCCACGTTCAAAATGGCTATCCACACGACTGTGCGTCGTGTCACACGACAGCGCAATGGGAAGGCGCGACCTTTGACCATGACAACAGCAGCTTCCCGCTCACGGGTGCGCACATTCAGACGACGTGCACCCAGTGCCACAGCAGCGGGATCTACGACGGCTTGCCTACTGATTGCTGGTCCTGCCATCAGAATGACTATGAGGGTGTGCAGGATCACGTCGCCAACAGCTTCCCGCATGACTGTGCGGTCTGCCATTCGACTGCGGGATGGGAAGGCGCGAGTTTCGACCACAACAATAGCGATTTCCCGCTGACTGGTGCGCATGTGCAGGCCAATTGCAGCGAATGCCACAGCGGCGGCATCTACAATGGTTTGCCGACGGATTGCTGGTCGTGCCATGAGGCCGACTACACAGGTGCGGACGACCACGTCGAGAACAACTTCCCGCATGATTGTGCGATCTGTCACAACACGGCCACTTGGGATGACGCTACATTTAACCACAACAATAGCGATTTTCCGTTAACTGGTGCTCATATTCAGGCCAATTGCAGCGAATGCCACAGCGGCGGCATCTACAATGGTTTGCCGACGGATTGCTGGTCGTGCCATGAGGCCGACTACACAGGTGCGGACGATCACGTGGAGAACAACTTTCCGCATGATTGTGCGATCTGTCACAACACGGCCACTTGGGATGACGCTACATTTAACCACAACAATAGCGATTTCCCGCTGACTGGTGCGCATGTGCAGGCCAATTGCAACGAGTGCCACAGCGGCGGCATCTATGACGGCCTTCCATCCGATTGCTGGTCTTGCCACCAGGAAGACTACAATGACGCGGACGACCATGTATCGGAGAACTACCCGCACGACTGCGCGCTGTGCCACAACACAACGGACTGGGACGAAGACGCGTTCAATCACGGCACGACGGATTTTCCGTTGACCGGAGCCCACGTCGGCGTTGCTTGCCTGAATTGCCACGTTGGCGGCCAGTTTGAGAATACGCCGACGGATTGCTGGTTCTGCCATCAGATTGACTTTAACGGTGCATCGCCTGACCACAACGCCGGCTACCCGCAGGAATGCCTCGATTGTCACACGACTTCGAATTGGAACTCGACGTTTAATCACGATCAGCAGCATTTCCCCATCTACTCCGGGCGTCACGACAACGCGTGGAACCAGTGCAACGAGTGCCACACGACGAACGGCAACTTCGGCACATTTAGTTGTATTGATTGCCACGAACACAGCGATCAAAACGATGTGGACGACGAGCACGAGGACGAGGACGTTAACGGCTACACGTATACTCCAACCTCATGCTACGCCTGCCACCCGGACGGCAATGAAGGACCAAATTTGCGGCGCACAAATTCTAAGACGGTCAAGCCCGGTGCGACGGAGGTGCAAAAGTGAGAGCTCTGTATTTGTGCCTTGCGCTGGCCTGTTGCGGAACGACTTGGGCGGCCGACGTGCTGTCGGTCGTGCGTTATGTAGCGTCGGGTAATGTCTATCTCGATCAAGGTCGTTCTGCGGGCGTCGCGGTCGGTGATAGTGTGGTTGTCCGTCGCGGTGACGCCGAACTGGCGCGGTTGGCCATCAGCTTTGTGGCGGACGCATCTTCATCAGCCATTTGGACCGGCGCACCGGACGCCATTCACGTCGGTGACACGGCCGTCGTGCGCGTGCAGGATATCGTGCAGCCAGCTGTCGGCGAGACGCCTGCGGTGACCACCGCGCCGTATGACACGCTGATTCGTAGGTCATTTAATGAGCGCGGTCCGCGGGACAATCAACTAACAGGCCGGATTGGCATCAGCTATGTCGTACAGGATGACCGAGAACCGGTGAACTACGACTATAGCGAACCGTCGCTGTCCCTGCGAGCGGGGCTCAGCCGCATTCAAGGTGGCGATTTCGCGGCGCGAGTCAATCTCCGCCTGCGTCGCACAGAGCGGGGCAACGACGCGCTGAGTTCGTCATCGCACCGCATCTATGAAGCCCTGTTGGCCTATGAGCCCACTGATAAACCCCTTTCAGCCGGCGTAGGACGGTTTACTCTGCGCGACACACGCGGCATGGGCTATCTGGACGGCGTGTACGTGCAGCGCAAGGCCGGCAACGACTGGCGCGTCGGTGCGTTGGGAGGCATCGAACCGGACTTGCAAAACACCCGCATTCAATCCGATGTCACCAAGGCCGGGCTGTACGCTGCGCATACCCGGCCCATTGGCGAGTCCAGCGAACTCGCGGCAACGGCATCGGTCATCGGGCGCTATCGGGACGGCGAAGTCAGCCGCGAGTTCTTTTATCAGCAGGTCAACCTGAATATCGGCTCGAAGCTGTGGCTGTTTGAGAGCACGGAGTTGAATCTCAATCGCGATTGGCTGCAGGACGCCGAGGGATCAACAATCAAGTTGGCGTCGCTCTTGGTTGATGCGCGGTACCGCGTCTCGCGGCGCATGAACATCGCGCTGGGTTATGACAACCGGACAAACTACTACACCGCTGAAACGCGCAATCTGCCGGACAGTCTGTTCGCCTCTGCGCTGCACCAGGGATTCCGCGCGTCAATCGAGGCCCGCTTTGCGGTGTCCTATTTCGCGGAGGCCGGAGTCGGTGTGCGCGATGGCGACAGTGAATCTGCCCAAGCAACGAGTGGCTGGGCCCGACTGGGCAGCACCGATCTGGCGAAGAGCGGTGTGCAGGCCGCGCTGCGCGTGCGGTGGTTCGAGTCATTCTATTCGACGGGTCTACAGCCGGCCTTGCAGCTATCGCGCGACGTGATTCAGTGGCTGAATGCGGGTGTTGAGGTCGGCCAGAACGATTTCGAATTGGCCCAGACTAGCGAACAAGTTACCCAACAGTGGATCGCCTTCATGCTCGATGCCGACCTTGCCCGGCGCTACTCCGCGCGCACCGAGCTCGAACTTGGTTCTGGCGAGGGCCGCGAGGCAACCCTATTCACAGTAGGATTGGGCTACCGGTTCTAAGTCGAAACATTTGAAAACGGGCGGCTGGACCGCCCGATTTGCTGTATGCGTCATTCTGGCGCAGCATTTGTAACAGTTCGTAATATTGCCCCTGTTTTGCGCATCTCCTGCACACTGCGCACCTCGTTTTCAACCTCTTGCGGGTCTTCCGTGTCGAACTATTAAGAACTCGACATTGACTGCACTTCATCCCCCTGATCGTTAACCCCATGCCCTCGGAACTCAAGAATATCATTAAAATATTTAAAGTTATGTTGGTTGGCTGGATAGGGCTGTCATGCTCTGCTCCGCACGATAACCCACTTGACCCAGCCTCTCCTAACTTCCAGACTCCTCCGGATTCGACGGTTGAACGGCCCGCGCCGACATTTTCCAGCCGTGTGCGCAGCGTGCACACCGGCCGCGTGACAACGGACACCTATCGAGTGTCGGTTGAGCTTTGGCCGGACTCCGTAATCAACATTGACACCGTCTTCTGCCGCTACCGCGAGCAGCCACCCACCGGGATGCGCTTCTCAACAGCCACCGGCCGCTGGACCGCGTCCCTGACCTCGTCATTCCTGGGCGACGACGACCTCGAATCGGTGGTCGGGCAGCCGTTCTATTTCATTGTTGAACAGTCTGGCGACACGACATGGGAAGTTGGCCCCCGCTATCTGTTCCGCGTGATCCAGGAAACACCGCTGACCGGTGATCCCGATTCAAATCTGGTCGTTCAGCCGTTCCCCGTGTTGACATGGCCTTCCTTCAGCGGTTCCTACCCTTATTTTTACCAGGTAATCGTCGAGCACAAACTCGACTTCGGCATTGTCGAGTCATTTTGGATATCTGACACTCTGCTGTCCAGCGTAACTCAAATTCAAGTGGCGGACTCGCTGCCGGACGACAATGATTGGTACTGGATTTTGGCCGTCTACGATGAGTTCTGCAATACGTCGTATTCACTCGAGACACATTTTCAGGTGGTGTGGGAGGACTCGCTATGAGCACCGGTCTACTGACGCCCGAACAGGTTTTGCAAGCGGGACAGAAGCTGCTCGAACTCCGTCCGCTCGCAGAAGTCTTCGAGACCGTACTGGAAGCAGCGGCGACGGCGATGCACGCCGAGACGGCCATGATTATCCTGAACGATGAGAATGCGCTGTCGCTCGCCGCAGGTCGCTACAAGAATGGCGGCACGCGCGGGCTGGATGACGTTTCGCAGTCACTGGTGCGGGATGTGATCGCGGCCAACACGCCGATCTTAACCGAAAGCGCGGTGGAAGATCCGCGCTTCTCGGGAAAATCTTCGATTATCTTGCAGCACATTCAGTCGGCGGCTATTGTCCCGTTGTCGGGCCGCAATGCCGTTGAGGGCGCGTTGTATTTGGACAGCCGTTCGGACCGCGACCTTTTTCGCCGTGAGAATCTCGGTCCGCTGAGCACGTTGGCCGCGTTCGCGACCTTGGCCATCGAAAATGCGCGTCGCTACGACCGGGCGCGCAGTGAGATAGCGGCGCTGAAATCCGGTGACGCCAAGCGGCTCCTGATTGGTGACAGCCAGGCCATGCGTGAACTCTATCGCATGGTGTCGCGCGTGGCGCAGAGCGATTTGCCCGTGATTATCACAGGTGAATCCGGCACCGGGAAAGAGCTTGTGGCGCGCGAAATCCACCGCAACTCCGAACGCAACTCCAAACCGTTTCTGGCGCTGTATTGCGGCAATGTTTCCGCCGAGCTGTTCGAAAGCGAACTGTTCGGTCACAAACGGGGCAGCTTCACGGGTGCGGTATATGACAAGCAGGGCTTAGTGGAAGCGGCCGAGGGCGGCACGCTGTTTCTGGATGAAGTCGCCGACATCCCCGTGGCCATTCAAGCAAAGCTCTTGCGTTATTTACAGGAATCCGAGTACCGCCGCGTCGGAGACACGGAGACACGCAAGGCCAACGTGCGCGTCGTGACGGCTACGAATAAGGACTTGCAAGAGGAAATTCGCGCAGGACGTTTTCGCGAGGACCTCTACTATCGTTTGTACATTCTGCCCATCACGACTCCGCCGCTGCGTGATCGTTTGACGGATTTGCCGATGCTGATTCATCACTTTCTGCGCAAAGTCGGGAATCGCATCAGCGGCATATCT harbors:
- a CDS encoding NAD(P)-binding domain-containing protein; this translates as MSLETIIYVVTGILVLGLPALYVWNERRGTAKAKRALESATIAGLDQPASLHPVIDPDSCIGSGSCTKACPEQGILQLINGKAALVNPARCIGHGECQRACPVDAITLVFGTEQRGVDIPNLRGNFESNVPGIFIAGELGGMGLIRNAVSQGRQAVEAVALQVKHDKSGEALDLLIVGAGPAGISASLQAKKEGLRFITVDQEDLGGTIFTYPRQKLVMLQPMDLPLHGPVRLREVEKEPLLELLMEVVTKHELDIRSGERVTEIKRDNDGYHVTTTAGQYVTRKVLLAIGRRGTPRKIGCPGEKCEKVTYRLLDPEKYHHKKILVVGGGDSAIEAAVALSTQPGNTVHLSYRGDQIFRIKEGNRQRLDQAVESGKITMLLNSNVTSIEPAAVHIDQAGTKITIDNDQVFVLIGGVLPTEFL
- a CDS encoding sigma-54-dependent Fis family transcriptional regulator, whose amino-acid sequence is MSTGLLTPEQVLQAGQKLLELRPLAEVFETVLEAAATAMHAETAMIILNDENALSLAAGRYKNGGTRGLDDVSQSLVRDVIAANTPILTESAVEDPRFSGKSSIILQHIQSAAIVPLSGRNAVEGALYLDSRSDRDLFRRENLGPLSTLAAFATLAIENARRYDRARSEIAALKSGDAKRLLIGDSQAMRELYRMVSRVAQSDLPVIITGESGTGKELVAREIHRNSERNSKPFLALYCGNVSAELFESELFGHKRGSFTGAVYDKQGLVEAAEGGTLFLDEVADIPVAIQAKLLRYLQESEYRRVGDTETRKANVRVVTATNKDLQEEIRAGRFREDLYYRLYILPITTPPLRDRLTDLPMLIHHFLRKVGNRISGISPDALRRLQAYAWPGNVRELENTIVRAAVIALGDRIEADDISPHIQSHSGSLGEDWSWKAAEKNHILKVLQLCGGNRSKAAKLLGISRRYLHYKLKEWDEQPVL
- a CDS encoding cytochrome c3 family protein; this translates as MRFVLLIMLCCASSIFAQLSPGDLSQFHAKLEGLNNCTQCHEEGDEVTAAKCLKCHSAIGQRIDADRGFHASAEVKAQRCAKCHGEHFGREFELVYWKDGKEKLDHSRTGWPLAGAHAKQQCAACHGKLDAFGSSAAFDSTTNRQRTYLGLSRDCASCHADEHGEQLANDCATCHTEESWTPAAKFVHDKSAYPLTGKHASVECVKCHRSELAPFTSTTGQLVDKLRPTERTLYKPLDFSSCKSCHKDVHEGKFGPNCSACHTTESLAVAQMAKDFDHTKTDFPLTGKHTAVQCAKCHTSGRMTEPVAHAKCSDCHKDQHRGQFAARADAGACESCHTVESFIPARYGMTEHGQSKFPLSGSHLAVPCIACHAPKLKDARGEYAQFTFADQSCKGCHADVHRGQLDKYMQQGSCEFCHNVESWHKVAFDHKTTGFPLVGKHDQTECMSCHVRENLGAEGAPLRMAPLARECELCHKDPHRGQFVTDTAAEVKIRCSRCHTPDAWKQLLFDHSRDARWALDGAHQKVACNSCHKPQTDADGQFVTYRPLAFACSDCHGGTAPSKP
- a CDS encoding efflux RND transporter periplasmic adaptor subunit, which translates into the protein MVRLRLAKLASIASCAFVLGCMGGGWGGGFQMPPTPVEVTQPKMQAVEDRFETIGTISADQAVTVVAEIPGTVTRIPFAEGGTVRNGELLAKLDDRELQAALDRASAVRDQAQSSFNRVKPLVDQGAVPTQDLDDAEAALRVAEANVAFAQAQLEKTRISAPFGGMAGARRVSPGAYVQPGTPIVDIASVEKLRVSFAIPERYLNDLRVGSNVTIRTTAFAGEEVSGTVMAVEPQIDALTRNVGIVARIDNPELKYRPGMSANVAITLQERPAALTIASEAIFLDQNQPYVYTVKPDSTVARVALRLGSRSRQYVEIVSGLEAGQTVVRAGQQKIFDGAKVMPVSSLDSTAAQQQAAPSDSGSAQ
- a CDS encoding tetratricopeptide repeat protein, giving the protein MNASPPKSKSALLAFAVALMLVPAAMLWVYMGPEPRGEETFETMERDAPVGKSRIEQMEEMWQAAPGHGPVALELGHLHLAEGHFDKALEYYREFQKNDTTADGWLVQLDISRALMGLGRTADAIVELEGMLRDHPGHAGALYNLGAIEANRGHFDQARAHWRELIERHPDDTLAVFARTALPKLN